A stretch of Deltaproteobacteria bacterium DNA encodes these proteins:
- a CDS encoding sigma-54-dependent Fis family transcriptional regulator, whose translation MRPPQYFHLLWDEEIDRLRDILLVLRDRHEEVLARWYQLYTIHFGEAATLSRREFFTLYGQDLVQTVGHLLQGDMEQFVMVMRTSGERLVERGVPFREVISSLHLFEESCSLVLESHNHPGTTSSAETVSILLTFDKLSHCRMMVLAEAYFGSTQARTQARTQALEQEAARLAPNPKTRQHFHGIVGQSPAMREVFQRVSAAGAARGTVLILGESGTGKELVARAIHEVSAHSATPFVAINCSALPRELIESELFGYRRGAFSGATTEYQGLFRAADGGTLFLDEVTEMASDTQAKLLRVLQERAIRPVGAVKEIPVNVRIIASTNRDPQEAVRQGQLREDLYYRLNVNMIVLPPLRERPEDMSLLVDYFLTYFAERLEVVRRELEPAALLALEHYRWPGNIRELMNVIESAYTFGRSERITRADLPVAITLTPVASRREETSPANGPWSFAEAERDLIARALASTAGNKSQAAKLLGISRKKLYAKIAKYKLVALD comes from the coding sequence ATGCGACCGCCGCAATATTTTCATTTACTCTGGGACGAAGAAATCGACCGCCTGCGCGATATCTTGTTGGTGTTGCGCGATCGCCACGAAGAGGTGCTCGCCCGTTGGTATCAACTGTATACGATCCATTTCGGCGAGGCGGCTACGCTCTCCCGCCGCGAGTTCTTCACGTTGTATGGACAAGACCTAGTCCAGACCGTCGGCCATTTGCTGCAAGGCGATATGGAGCAGTTCGTCATGGTGATGCGCACGTCAGGCGAACGCCTTGTCGAGCGGGGCGTCCCTTTCCGTGAGGTGATTTCTTCGCTCCATCTGTTCGAGGAAAGTTGTAGTCTCGTCTTAGAGAGCCACAATCATCCCGGAACTACCTCTTCCGCCGAGACCGTCAGCATACTGCTCACCTTCGATAAGCTGAGCCACTGCCGCATGATGGTGTTGGCGGAAGCATACTTCGGTTCGACCCAGGCACGCACGCAAGCTCGCACCCAAGCGTTGGAACAAGAAGCGGCGCGGCTGGCACCGAATCCCAAAACACGTCAGCATTTCCATGGCATTGTCGGACAAAGCCCGGCCATGAGAGAAGTGTTCCAACGCGTGAGCGCTGCCGGAGCCGCTCGCGGAACGGTGTTAATCCTCGGAGAAAGCGGGACCGGCAAGGAGCTGGTGGCGCGTGCGATTCATGAAGTGAGCGCGCATAGCGCGACGCCGTTCGTGGCGATCAACTGTTCGGCGTTGCCACGAGAGTTGATCGAAAGCGAACTGTTCGGCTACCGGCGCGGCGCGTTTAGCGGCGCGACGACGGAATACCAAGGATTGTTCCGCGCGGCGGACGGCGGAACGCTCTTTCTCGATGAAGTCACCGAGATGGCGTCCGACACGCAAGCGAAACTGTTACGGGTGTTGCAAGAGCGCGCTATCCGCCCGGTGGGGGCGGTGAAAGAAATTCCGGTCAACGTTCGGATTATTGCCTCAACCAATCGCGACCCGCAGGAGGCCGTCCGTCAGGGGCAGCTGCGTGAAGACCTGTATTATCGCTTGAACGTCAATATGATCGTGCTGCCGCCGTTGCGCGAACGGCCCGAAGATATGTCCCTCCTAGTTGACTACTTTCTCACCTATTTCGCCGAGCGACTGGAAGTTGTGCGGCGAGAGCTCGAACCCGCCGCCTTACTTGCCCTCGAGCATTACCGCTGGCCGGGCAATATCCGCGAGCTGATGAACGTTATCGAAAGCGCCTACACCTTCGGGCGCTCCGAACGGATCACCCGCGCCGATCTCCCTGTGGCCATTACGCTGACGCCGGTTGCTTCACGCCGAGAAGAAACGTCTCCTGCGAACGGTCCCTGGTCATTCGCCGAGGCGGAGCGAGACTTGATCGCACGCGCGCTTGCGTCGACCGCCGGCAATAAATCGCAAGCGGCGAAGCTGCTCGGCATTTCTCGCAAGAAACTCTACGCGAAGATCGCCAAGTATAAACTTGTCGCCTTAGATTGA